One genomic window of [Clostridium] scindens ATCC 35704 includes the following:
- a CDS encoding LTA synthase family protein has product MKKIHIKKPDIKGAFHKLKNLKTEDVKAAWKAGRERRARIIEERRNSAFARKMKPVYAFMNRFSLVFHALLACIINFAIEAISRHSVFEAWDYMTGTPMVFLYNAFMIFITFSIVYLFKRRVFVRIIISVLWMVLGVANGYMLMKRVTPFNAQDLKVAKDGLTLINNYFNGFELTVLIIGIVSVIIWVISMWKRGGQYEGKIRRVWALVGIVVCFVAYGFASDLAVEKRVVSTYFGNIAFAYEDYGLPYCFMASLFNTGITEPNDYSKETIAKISNNGEITKNETGRTEEELPNIIFVQLESYFDVDEAEFFTTSQDACPNLHEMYKNYSSGYFKVPSVGAGTANTEFEVLTGMNLRYFGPGEYPYKTVLKDQTSESAATALAALGYGTHALHNNGGNFYSRARVFNNIGFDSFTSKEFMNILQTTENGWAKDDILVQHVMDSMNTTDGKDFVFAVSVQGHGDYPEEKVLENPAIQVEGIQDEATKNKWEYYVNQVYEMDQFAGNLVKAVEDRGEPSVIVFYGDHLPTMGLKAEDLKGRYLYNTNYVIWDNIGLPKEDRNVPSYQIMADVFDRLDIHSGTVFNYHQERRKTKNYLADLELLQYDILYGKQYVYDGKLPITEGHMVMGIKDVSLKNVVPHLDGGYSLYGENFTKSSKVYVNGEKQKSSFLNNTRIDLSETELINGDVIVVSQVGSSNTIFRSSDEYIYQDGQLICQEGTATDKTKSWVEQTDGDE; this is encoded by the coding sequence ATGAAGAAAATCCATATTAAGAAGCCTGATATAAAAGGGGCGTTTCATAAACTGAAAAATCTGAAGACAGAAGATGTGAAGGCAGCATGGAAGGCAGGTAGAGAGCGGCGGGCCCGGATTATAGAGGAACGCCGCAACAGCGCCTTTGCCAGGAAGATGAAGCCGGTCTATGCATTCATGAACCGGTTTTCCCTGGTGTTCCATGCGCTGCTGGCATGTATCATTAATTTTGCCATAGAAGCCATATCCAGACATTCGGTATTCGAAGCCTGGGATTATATGACAGGGACGCCAATGGTGTTTTTGTACAATGCTTTTATGATATTCATCACATTTTCCATCGTCTATCTGTTCAAGCGAAGGGTATTCGTCCGCATCATTATCAGCGTGCTGTGGATGGTTCTGGGCGTGGCAAACGGATATATGCTTATGAAGCGGGTTACGCCTTTTAACGCGCAGGATCTTAAGGTAGCGAAAGACGGGCTTACCCTGATCAATAACTACTTTAATGGATTTGAACTGACCGTCCTGATTATCGGTATCGTCTCCGTCATCATATGGGTGATCTCCATGTGGAAGCGGGGAGGCCAGTATGAGGGAAAGATACGCCGCGTATGGGCCCTGGTGGGCATCGTCGTGTGCTTCGTGGCATATGGCTTTGCATCCGACCTGGCAGTGGAGAAGCGGGTAGTATCCACCTATTTTGGCAATATTGCATTCGCCTATGAAGACTATGGACTTCCGTACTGCTTTATGGCAAGCCTTTTTAATACAGGTATTACGGAACCGAACGACTACAGCAAGGAGACGATCGCCAAGATCAGCAATAACGGAGAGATCACCAAGAATGAGACGGGGCGGACGGAAGAAGAACTTCCGAACATCATCTTCGTACAGCTGGAGTCCTACTTTGACGTGGATGAAGCTGAATTCTTCACTACTTCCCAGGATGCATGTCCAAACCTGCATGAGATGTACAAGAATTATTCGTCCGGTTACTTTAAAGTGCCATCCGTAGGAGCTGGCACGGCAAACACAGAATTTGAAGTGCTGACAGGCATGAATCTGAGGTATTTCGGGCCTGGAGAATATCCCTACAAGACGGTCCTTAAGGATCAGACTAGTGAGAGCGCGGCGACTGCTCTGGCGGCGCTTGGGTATGGAACACACGCGCTCCATAATAACGGAGGAAACTTCTACAGCAGGGCAAGAGTATTTAATAATATTGGCTTCGACAGTTTTACCAGCAAGGAGTTTATGAATATCCTGCAGACCACCGAGAATGGATGGGCCAAGGATGATATTCTGGTGCAGCACGTGATGGATTCTATGAATACCACGGATGGAAAAGACTTTGTCTTCGCCGTCAGCGTGCAGGGTCATGGCGACTATCCGGAAGAAAAGGTGCTTGAAAATCCGGCCATCCAGGTGGAAGGAATCCAGGACGAAGCGACGAAGAACAAGTGGGAGTACTATGTGAACCAAGTCTATGAGATGGACCAGTTCGCGGGGAATCTTGTGAAAGCCGTAGAAGACAGGGGAGAGCCCTCCGTCATCGTATTCTACGGAGACCATCTTCCTACCATGGGACTGAAGGCAGAAGACCTGAAGGGGCGTTATCTTTACAACACAAATTATGTAATCTGGGATAACATCGGGCTTCCGAAAGAAGACCGCAATGTTCCATCCTACCAGATTATGGCGGATGTATTTGATCGCCTGGATATTCATTCCGGAACGGTATTCAATTATCACCAGGAGAGAAGAAAGACCAAGAATTATCTGGCAGACCTGGAACTTCTGCAGTATGACATCCTGTATGGAAAGCAGTATGTATACGACGGCAAGCTGCCAATAACGGAAGGCCATATGGTGATGGGCATCAAGGATGTATCGCTGAAGAACGTGGTGCCACATCTGGATGGCGGCTATAGCCTGTATGGAGAGAACTTTACAAAGTCCAGCAAAGTCTATGTAAACGGAGAAAAGCAAAAGAGCAGTTTCTTGAATAATACAAGAATTGACCTTTCGGAGACAGAACTGATCAACGGAGATGTAATCGTGGTCAGTCAGGTAGGCTCAAGCAATACCATCTTCCGGTCATCCGACGAATATATTTACCAGGATGGCCAGTTGATCTGCCAGGAAGGAACTGCAACCGATAAGACTAAGTCCTGGGTAGAGCAGACGGATGGAGACGAGTAA
- a CDS encoding valine--tRNA ligase — MSQKLETTYNPKEIESKLYEKWCENKYFHAEVDRSRKPFTTVMPPPNITGKLHMGHALDNTLQDILIRYKRMQGYNALWVPGTDHAAISTEVKVTNQLKEEGIDKKELGREKFLERTWQWKEEYAGTIEDQLKKLGVSCDWDRERFTMDEGCSKAVEEVFIKLYEEGYIYRGSRIINWCPVCKTSLSDAEVEHEEQDGDFWHIKYPIVGSDACLEIATTRPETMLGDTAIAVHPDDERYKDLVGKKAILPLVNREIPIVADYYVDKEFGTGAVKITPAHDPNDFEVGKRHNLPEINVMNDDATINENGGKYAGMERYEARKVMVKDLEEQGYLVKVVPHSHNVGTHDRCHTTVEPMVKQQWFVRMEELAKPAIEAVKNGDLKFVPERFDKIYLHWLENIRDWCISRQIWWGHRIPAYYCDECGDIVVSCDVPEKCPKCGCTHFTQDEDTLDTWFSSALWPFSTLGWPEKTEDLDYFYPTDVLVTGYDIIFFWVIRMVFSGYAHTGKTPFHTVFIHGLVRDSQGRKMSKSLGNGIDPLEIIEQYGADALRMTLITGNAPGNDMRFYNERVEASRNFANKVWNASRFIMMNIEDKEITEPADFKLRPADRWIMSKCNNLVKDVTENMDKYELGIALSKIYDFMWDEFCDWYIEIAKYRIYHVEEDQKSANDAMWTLREVLKKSLKLLHPYMPFVSEEIYGKLVPEEESLMMSEWPKYDEKWNYPIAENIVEHYKEIIRGIRNVRAKMNVPNSRKVTAYLVCEDQKLCTGLEYLRNSAQSMAFVNDLIIQHDKAGIAEDAVSIVVPDATVYLPLEELIDLEQEIERLSKEEARLEKEIARASGMLNNERFVSKAPEAKVQEERDKLETYKQMMEQVKERLAGLKAK; from the coding sequence ATGAGTCAGAAGTTAGAGACAACCTACAACCCAAAGGAGATTGAATCTAAGTTATATGAGAAATGGTGTGAGAACAAGTATTTCCATGCCGAGGTGGACAGGAGCAGGAAGCCGTTTACTACGGTGATGCCGCCGCCGAATATTACCGGCAAGCTGCATATGGGCCACGCGCTTGACAATACGCTGCAGGATATCCTGATCCGTTATAAGAGGATGCAGGGATACAACGCGCTGTGGGTTCCTGGAACAGACCATGCGGCGATCTCTACAGAAGTAAAGGTTACCAACCAGTTGAAAGAAGAAGGTATCGATAAGAAGGAACTGGGACGCGAGAAGTTTCTGGAGCGGACCTGGCAGTGGAAAGAGGAATATGCAGGAACGATCGAGGATCAGCTTAAGAAATTAGGCGTATCCTGCGACTGGGACAGAGAGCGCTTTACCATGGATGAGGGATGCTCCAAGGCAGTAGAGGAAGTGTTCATCAAACTTTACGAAGAAGGATATATTTACAGAGGATCCAGAATCATCAACTGGTGTCCGGTGTGCAAGACTTCTCTCTCGGATGCGGAGGTAGAGCATGAAGAGCAGGACGGAGACTTCTGGCACATTAAGTATCCTATCGTAGGCAGCGATGCCTGTCTGGAAATAGCCACCACCCGTCCCGAGACGATGCTGGGCGATACCGCGATCGCGGTACATCCGGATGATGAACGTTACAAAGACCTGGTAGGCAAGAAGGCAATCCTTCCGCTGGTGAACCGGGAGATTCCGATCGTAGCGGATTATTATGTAGACAAGGAATTTGGTACAGGCGCGGTTAAGATTACGCCGGCTCATGACCCTAACGACTTCGAGGTGGGCAAGCGCCATAACCTTCCGGAGATCAATGTGATGAATGACGATGCCACCATCAATGAAAATGGCGGCAAGTACGCAGGAATGGAACGTTATGAAGCAAGAAAGGTAATGGTTAAGGATCTGGAGGAGCAGGGATACCTGGTAAAGGTAGTTCCGCATTCTCATAATGTAGGTACCCATGACCGCTGCCATACGACGGTGGAGCCTATGGTTAAGCAGCAGTGGTTCGTAAGGATGGAAGAACTTGCGAAGCCGGCCATCGAGGCGGTCAAGAATGGCGACCTTAAGTTTGTGCCGGAGCGTTTTGACAAGATCTATCTGCATTGGCTTGAGAATATCCGTGACTGGTGCATCTCCAGGCAGATCTGGTGGGGGCACAGGATTCCGGCCTACTACTGCGATGAGTGCGGCGATATTGTCGTATCCTGCGACGTGCCGGAGAAATGCCCGAAGTGCGGATGCACGCATTTCACCCAGGACGAGGATACCCTGGATACCTGGTTCAGTTCTGCGCTGTGGCCGTTCTCAACATTGGGATGGCCAGAGAAGACCGAGGATTTGGATTACTTCTATCCTACGGATGTTCTGGTAACCGGATACGATATCATCTTCTTCTGGGTAATCCGTATGGTATTCTCTGGATATGCCCATACCGGGAAAACTCCGTTCCATACCGTGTTCATCCACGGCCTGGTAAGAGACTCTCAGGGCCGCAAGATGAGCAAGTCATTGGGCAACGGCATCGATCCGCTGGAGATAATCGAGCAGTACGGCGCGGATGCCCTGCGTATGACTTTGATCACCGGAAACGCGCCGGGCAATGACATGCGTTTTTACAATGAAAGGGTGGAGGCGAGCCGGAACTTTGCCAACAAGGTATGGAATGCGTCCCGTTTCATTATGATGAATATAGAAGATAAGGAGATCACGGAGCCGGCAGATTTTAAATTACGCCCGGCAGACCGCTGGATCATGTCCAAGTGCAATAACCTGGTAAAAGACGTAACCGAGAATATGGATAAGTACGAACTGGGGATTGCGCTGTCTAAGATCTATGATTTTATGTGGGATGAATTCTGCGACTGGTATATCGAGATTGCCAAATACCGCATTTATCACGTTGAGGAAGACCAGAAGTCAGCCAATGACGCGATGTGGACGCTGCGGGAAGTGCTGAAGAAGTCTTTAAAGCTTCTGCATCCATATATGCCGTTCGTATCAGAAGAGATCTATGGCAAGCTGGTGCCGGAAGAAGAGTCTCTTATGATGTCCGAATGGCCGAAGTATGATGAGAAGTGGAATTATCCGATCGCGGAAAATATTGTAGAGCATTACAAAGAGATAATCCGGGGAATCCGGAACGTGCGCGCTAAGATGAATGTGCCAAACTCCAGGAAGGTTACCGCCTATTTGGTATGCGAGGATCAAAAACTCTGCACGGGACTGGAATATTTAAGAAATTCTGCCCAGTCCATGGCATTCGTCAACGATCTGATCATCCAGCATGATAAGGCCGGCATCGCGGAAGATGCCGTATCTATCGTAGTACCGGACGCAACCGTTTATCTGCCATTGGAAGAATTGATTGATTTAGAGCAGGAGATCGAGCGGCTGAGCAAGGAAGAGGCAAGGCTTGAAAAAGAGATTGCCCGTGCATCCGGAATGCTGAACAATGAACGATTCGTAAGCAAGGCGCCGGAGGCAAAAGTTCAGGAGGAACGTGACAAGCTCGAGACATATAAACAGATGATGGAGCAAGTCAAAGAAAGGCTTGCAGGGCTAAAAGCAAAATAG